Part of the Ochotona princeps isolate mOchPri1 chromosome 15, mOchPri1.hap1, whole genome shotgun sequence genome, GACATGAAGATGAGGACAGTGTGAGGCCTCCCTTGACCTTGCCTTCATCGCACTTCTTTTACACTTCAAACCTTGGGGGACCTGCAGCCTCGTGAGCATGGTTCCTTCTGCTCCCTAACTGGTCCTTGGGCCTCACTGCATTGAGTGAAGAGTATCCTCGGCCCCCCTGACATGTCAGGGGCCGGAGGTTTCGTCCCTTTGTCTCAGGCTTCCTTCTGGGTAGGactgggtccctcctgtctgaGGGCTCAAGGCAAGCCGACCAGGGACGGAGGAGAACATGGAATTACTTCCCTTGATGTTTTCAGTGCCCAACATCCTGGTAGCAAGGTCAGGCCCCTGCAGGGTGCTTTATCCAACatgcccctcctcttccctccagcTCTCCCCCAATGACCCTGTACCTGTTCTCTTCCTCCCAttctagatctctctctctctctcctttggtcCTGGGGCTCCCCACCAGGAGCTTGGGGACTTTCAGGGCACTTTTCTCAGGGTGGTGCAGGGGGACTGTTCAAGGTTGGGAGTGGCAAGCAGGTCCCAAGGCCACGGGCACCTGGTAAACTGGGAGCTGAAGGTCCGTCTCCATCACACTCCTCGACAGGGACAAGGACACACTGGACGATGACGAGTTCACTGCTGAGTTTGCTGCTGAGTTTGCTGATGAGATGAAGTTTTTGAAAGAGTTTCCCAGGTGGAAACAAGCTGAAGAAGATAAAATTAAGACACTCCATGCCATTGCCAATGACCTTGAAGCCACCCACAAAACAGTCAACAAGATCGGCGTGGTGGCCAACTCCGTCGGTGTCGTCTCTGGGGCCATGACTATCCTGGGATTTGTCCTTGCTCCGGTAACAGCAGGTGGAAGCCTGGTGCTCTCAGCAGCTAGCCAGGGGCTGGGCGCAGTGGCAGGAGTCACCAACATCGCGACTAGCATGCAGGAACATTTTAAGAATAAACGAGCCCATGCTTTGGCCAGCAGCCTGCTGCCCACTAGTGACTTGGAGGCCCCAGAATTCTCCTACCTGGCGAGAGCTGGTGAGATTGCTAGTAAGTGTGGAAATGCTGCCCTGGCTATGAAGAAGGAAATCCGGGCTTTTCAGAGGGTCAAAAATACAACGCTGGTGTTGTCCGGAAAGGCTCTCATGGGAAGGGCCATGGTCATCGTTAACCTTTGTTGTGATGCGCATTCACTCTGGAAGAACAGGAAAGAGCTGAAGGGTGAGGGAGATGGGGCAGAGCTGGCGAAAGAGCTGAGGACCCTGGCTTCGAGGCTGGAAAGGAGGCTGATGAATTTCAGCCAGCGCCACCAGAGGTTACAGCAGGTGAGGCCAGAGTGAGAGTGGGGAGGTGTCAAGTGGGTCATGATTTACCCACTTGAAGGGGTGAAAGGAGTGTGTGCGTGAAAGGGGtgaaaggagtgtgtgtgtgtgcatgtgcacgcaTTGTACACATGTGttcatatacacatgtacatggatgagtgtgtgcatgtgtgtgcacgcgtgaAACCTGCAGATACGTTCCTGGGGACCTGGTTGGGTGGTAGTCCTACAGCTCCAGATAGCAGCAGGTTCACTTGGGAGATGAGGCAACAGTCCAGGACAGGAAGAACAGATGATGCTTTCTGATCCCTTCTGGAGGCACCTTAAGGCTCGCCAATCCAGGAAAGGACCCAGAGAGTGGGAGAGTTCCGGCCTGCGCAGTGTCCCCTGGGCTAGGTCAGAGACTGAAGCCCTGAGCCCCAAGTGAGCACATTTGGAGAAGGGAGGGGTTTGGGGGCAGGTAATTTGGGCTGAATGAGCTCATGGGCGGCACCAAGATCTGGAGAGACCCCAGTGCCCTTAAGGAGAGGCAGGAAGTGAGAACAGCTTTATGCAAGCCCCCGGAAAGTTTGTGGGGGTCACAGTGAGAAGACAAGAGAAAACGCTCTTCTCAGGAATCAGGTGGGGCAGCACTTTAGCCGGGCGTGCCAGGCTGGGAGAAAGCACGGGTTCAAGGCCCAGTCTAAGGCACACTGCTACAGCCATCCAGGGGGATTAAGGAAAGGGTGCAGCGCTGCTGTCCTGAGCTGATCATTTGGCGCTGTGACAGATAAGTCACAGAAGGGcctgctccccctgctggccGCTGGCGTGGTTTGCAGTGTCAAACCAGCAGCCCCTTCTGCACCTGCCACTTCCCCCTGCATCCTCTCAGGGACCACACAAGCTCCAGGACCTCTATCTTGGATGAAGGTTCTGCCCCTGTGGCCTGTCacatcccagaggccccgctgTCAGTGCTGTCACACTGACGGAGAGGTTTCAGACAAATAGTTTGCAGGGTGGGGACTCAGAGACGGCTCTGGCCCTGAAAACTGAAGGTGCTCAGGCAAGCCCTGGAAGCTCCGCCCCCGGCCAGCTGGGGCCTTCATCTCCCCACCAGACTGCACCTGCAACCTTCCTCTGATGGAGGtccagatttgtgtgtgtgtggttcacaGATTTACAACATACTATCCAGCACATAGTCActgcaatgtattttcttttatgtatatatgtatagaaacTTTTACGAAAAAGAAGACCTCTGAACTCATCTAAGAAGGGAGCAGCAGAGTCCCGGCGTCAGTATGCATGGGAAAGCCCAGACAAAGGCAAGCTGAGCCCTGAGGGACCCTGGGTGGGGACCAGCCAGGCCAGCAGAGCAGGTGCTGGAAACGTGTCAGGTGGCAGGCTCAAGTAGGTTCCTGGAACCTGGGATGGAACCGTCCATCTAAGAGGGCCCTGGcagccctccaccccaccccctgcctagGCTCCCCAAGGTCAACCTGCATGGAGCTCGGCCCTGTCACCTGCCTGCGCGCACACAGCCTTATGTGACACAACCTGCACAATTATTTCCCACTTGCCCGCCCCCGCCTCCATACCCAGAGCCAGACAGGGGAGAGGAAGGCCACACCTCCATTCTCCTCCCCCTGCCAAACTGGGCAAGGCCATTTGagtcctctctgtctccactcaCTCACTTCTGGTTGCTTCTCtgtgccctccccaccctgacAGTAAGTGCTGGCCTGGATCTGGAGTTTGCCGAACAAAACAATGTCACCTACTTGGCCAGATTTCAAAGAAAGTGAAACGGAGCTGCACCTCCATGAGCGCTCTAAGGTCCCGTCCGAGCCTTGTACAgtatctgctgcttctccatcctATACTGTCACCATAGCTTCCCCCACTGCGACACAgccaatggctcaagtgcttgagtctctaCCACCCACCtcggagacctgcactgagttttGGGCTCCGGCTTTGACCTGGTGCCACTCAGGCTCTACCAGGCATTGGCGGAGTGAGTCAGCAAAGAGGAGGGCATGGTTcatctcacacactctctct contains:
- the LOC131482100 gene encoding apolipoprotein L6-like, translating into MAATRPQDSQKWRDQEADDALQRDKDTLDDDEFTAEFAAEFADEMKFLKEFPRWKQAEEDKIKTLHAIANDLEATHKTVNKIGVVANSVGVVSGAMTILGFVLAPVTAGGSLVLSAASQGLGAVAGVTNIATSMQEHFKNKRAHALASSLLPTSDLEAPEFSYLARAGEIASKCGNAALAMKKEIRAFQRVKNTTLVLSGKALMGRAMVIVNLCCDAHSLWKNRKELKGEGDGAELAKELRTLASRLERRLMNFSQRHQRLQQVRPE